In one window of Pseudomonadota bacterium DNA:
- a CDS encoding dicarboxylate/amino acid:cation symporter, whose amino-acid sequence MRIKLHWQILIAILIAGFAGYFVPQALPLYEFIGKLFINGLKMIIVPLVVSSIVIGVAGLGSGEHIGRLGIKTVSFYVITTMAAILVGLVLVNVVQPGLDGDGEPVKELLSLSASTDTVESKVGGKGWGDIVDVFVRMVPSNVFEAASDNGRLLALIFFSILFGFFMTRLEHAYAEHLFKFWDAIYKVMMMITDMVMKVAPIGVFGLIATVVAKQIADLEENAGGVGAIASLLQPLIVFAGVVLAALLVHMLIVLPLLLKFVARVRPYKLIPAMADALVTAFSTASSSATLPVTMDCTRDNSGVSGKVSSFVLPLGATVNMNGSALYECVAVIFLAQAYGLELSIATQIIIVITALLTSIGVAGVPAASLVAITIILTVVGMPAEAIGVLFITDRLLDMARTATNVFGDATCAVIVARLEGEETKLT is encoded by the coding sequence ATGCGCATTAAGCTTCACTGGCAAATTCTCATTGCCATCCTTATTGCCGGGTTTGCCGGGTATTTTGTGCCGCAGGCGCTGCCGCTGTATGAGTTTATCGGCAAGCTGTTTATCAACGGCCTCAAGATGATTATCGTGCCGCTGGTTGTGTCTTCCATTGTGATCGGCGTTGCGGGGCTTGGAAGCGGTGAGCATATCGGCCGCCTCGGTATCAAGACCGTCTCGTTCTACGTGATCACGACGATGGCGGCGATTTTGGTGGGTCTGGTGCTCGTCAACGTGGTACAGCCTGGCCTCGATGGCGACGGCGAACCGGTGAAAGAACTGCTGAGCCTGTCCGCGAGCACCGATACTGTGGAATCGAAAGTCGGTGGCAAGGGTTGGGGCGACATTGTCGATGTGTTTGTGCGCATGGTGCCCAGCAATGTGTTCGAAGCGGCGAGTGACAATGGCCGCCTGCTCGCACTCATTTTCTTCAGTATCCTCTTTGGATTCTTCATGACGCGCCTCGAACATGCGTATGCAGAGCATCTGTTCAAGTTTTGGGACGCCATCTACAAAGTAATGATGATGATCACCGACATGGTCATGAAAGTGGCGCCCATCGGCGTGTTTGGCTTGATCGCGACGGTGGTGGCCAAGCAAATTGCGGATCTCGAAGAGAATGCGGGTGGCGTTGGCGCCATCGCGTCGCTTCTGCAGCCGCTCATTGTGTTTGCGGGCGTGGTGCTGGCGGCGTTACTGGTGCATATGCTGATCGTATTGCCGTTGCTATTAAAATTTGTGGCGCGGGTCCGTCCTTATAAACTCATCCCGGCTATGGCCGACGCCCTGGTGACGGCGTTCTCGACGGCATCCTCATCGGCCACGCTGCCGGTGACCATGGACTGCACGCGCGACAACTCGGGCGTGTCCGGCAAAGTGTCGAGTTTTGTACTGCCGTTGGGTGCCACGGTGAATATGAATGGCTCGGCGCTTTACGAATGCGTGGCCGTAATCTTTCTGGCTCAGGCGTATGGCCTGGAACTGAGTATTGCGACGCAGATAATCATTGTCATCACCGCACTGCTCACATCGATTGGCGTGGCCGGTGTGCCGGCCGCCTCGCTGGTGGCCATCACGATCATTCTTACGGTGGTGGGTATGCCAGCTGAAGCGATCGGCGTGCTGTTTATCACCGACCGGCTCCTGGATATGGCTCGTACCGCTACGAACGTGTTTGGTGACGCAACGTGCGCGGTAATTGTCGCACGGCTTGAGGGGGAAGAAACGAAGCTTACTTAG
- a CDS encoding enoyl-ACP reductase yields the protein MGFLTGKRALIVGVASKRSIAWGIAEAMHREGADLAYTYQNEKLKPRVEALAEQTDSSLLMPMDVAEDKAIRDAFARIRAEWSHIDVVVHAVGFAPRDQLDGRYSEAVTREGFRVAHDISSYSFSALAKNAAPLMRGRQGSLLTLSYLGAVKAVPNYNVMGPAKASLEASMRFLANDLGPDGIRVNAISAGPIKTLAAAGIGGFRKMLRHVEETAPLRRNITLEQVGNAAAFLCSDLALGITGEVLYVDGGYNMVGMSF from the coding sequence ATGGGATTTTTAACCGGTAAACGTGCGCTCATCGTCGGTGTGGCCAGCAAACGCTCAATCGCCTGGGGCATTGCCGAAGCGATGCATCGTGAAGGGGCGGACCTCGCCTACACGTACCAGAACGAGAAACTCAAACCTCGCGTGGAGGCCCTTGCAGAACAAACCGACAGTTCACTCTTAATGCCGATGGACGTCGCGGAAGACAAAGCGATTCGCGACGCGTTTGCCCGCATACGGGCCGAATGGTCGCACATCGATGTGGTTGTACACGCCGTGGGGTTCGCCCCGCGCGATCAGCTGGACGGTCGTTATAGCGAAGCGGTCACTCGCGAGGGTTTTCGCGTTGCGCATGACATTTCGTCCTATAGTTTCAGCGCACTGGCCAAGAACGCCGCACCGTTGATGCGTGGCCGCCAAGGCAGCCTGTTGACGCTCAGCTACCTTGGCGCAGTGAAAGCGGTCCCAAACTACAACGTGATGGGGCCAGCAAAGGCGAGTCTTGAAGCGAGCATGCGGTTTTTGGCCAACGATCTTGGCCCAGACGGTATTCGAGTCAACGCGATTTCCGCGGGCCCCATCAAAACACTGGCGGCGGCTGGCATCGGTGGCTTTCGCAAAATGCTTCGCCATGTGGAGGAAACCGCGCCGCTTCGACGCAACATCACACTGGAACAGGTGGGCAACGCCGCGGCATTTTTGTGTTCGGACCTTGCACTGGGTATCACCGGTGAGGTGTTGTACGTGGACGGCGGCTACAACATGGTGGGTATGTCGTTTTAA
- a CDS encoding LysM peptidoglycan-binding domain-containing protein, giving the protein MPDRCTSFMTGVMRYGLLATLTLWLLVPPGAAASAVTPPEPQTYTYSLLDTISAEFTWPIELNDRTQSQLNWYVRNPDYLNRVFERSRRYLPHIVSELRKRGMPLEFALLPVVESAFDPFAYSHGRAAGLWQFVPATGRMFDLDQNWWYDGRRDPVESTRAALDYLEHLHGRVDGDWLLAAAAYNSGEGRVRSAVRKNRKAGKPTDFWHLRLPRETRAYVPKLLAISHLVKHYWQYNIQLPFVSSTPYFAEVATGGQIDLALVADMAGVDVQEMYRLNAGYNRWATSPDGPHRLMVPADSAAAVQQQLDALPASQRVSWKRHKIANGETLSELAERYDTTVSALRSANDLNGTSIRAGKHLLIPVSSQSPDQYSLSASAREAQRLNQRGNHTRYTVKSGDSFWTIAKRFGVGTRQLARWNGMAPGDTLSIGKQLIVKGVSSSATASSGPDGTRRKIRYTVRRGDSLSRISSRFNVSVSQLKQWNRIDGQRYLQPGQKLSLYVDVTHQSGGQ; this is encoded by the coding sequence ATGCCTGATCGCTGCACCTCGTTTATGACAGGCGTGATGCGATACGGGCTGCTGGCAACGCTGACGCTGTGGCTACTGGTGCCGCCAGGTGCCGCCGCTTCGGCCGTCACACCACCTGAACCACAAACCTACACGTACAGCCTGCTCGACACGATCAGTGCCGAATTCACATGGCCCATCGAACTCAACGATCGCACGCAATCTCAGCTCAACTGGTATGTACGCAATCCCGATTATCTGAACCGCGTATTTGAACGCTCGCGTCGCTACCTGCCACATATCGTAAGCGAGTTGCGTAAACGTGGCATGCCGCTTGAGTTTGCCCTGTTGCCGGTGGTTGAAAGTGCGTTCGATCCATTCGCCTATTCGCATGGACGCGCCGCCGGGCTGTGGCAGTTCGTGCCGGCCACTGGCCGCATGTTCGACCTCGACCAAAACTGGTGGTATGACGGTCGACGCGACCCGGTTGAATCGACACGCGCCGCGCTCGATTACCTTGAGCATTTACATGGGCGCGTGGATGGCGACTGGCTATTGGCGGCGGCGGCGTATAATTCCGGCGAAGGTCGTGTGCGTAGCGCCGTGCGTAAAAACCGGAAAGCCGGCAAACCTACAGACTTTTGGCACCTCCGCTTGCCGCGAGAGACCCGCGCCTATGTGCCCAAACTTCTGGCCATTAGCCATCTCGTCAAACATTACTGGCAGTACAACATTCAGCTTCCGTTCGTATCGAGCACGCCGTATTTCGCCGAGGTGGCCACCGGTGGTCAAATCGACCTTGCCTTGGTAGCGGACATGGCGGGCGTAGACGTGCAGGAAATGTATCGACTCAACGCTGGCTACAATCGTTGGGCGACATCCCCCGATGGACCGCATCGACTTATGGTACCGGCAGACAGTGCGGCCGCGGTTCAACAGCAGCTTGATGCGCTGCCAGCCAGTCAACGTGTAAGCTGGAAACGACACAAAATTGCCAACGGCGAGACGCTCAGTGAATTAGCAGAACGTTACGACACCACGGTGTCGGCACTGCGCTCAGCCAACGACCTAAACGGCACGTCGATTCGCGCGGGCAAGCATCTTCTCATTCCAGTCAGCAGTCAATCGCCCGATCAGTACAGTTTGTCGGCGTCGGCACGCGAAGCGCAGCGCCTCAATCAACGTGGCAACCACACGCGCTATACTGTCAAGTCTGGTGACTCGTTTTGGACCATAGCAAAGCGCTTTGGTGTGGGCACCCGGCAACTCGCTCGCTGGAATGGTATGGCCCCTGGCGATACGTTGAGCATCGGTAAACAATTGATCGTCAAAGGCGTATCATCATCCGCCACGGCCAGCAGCGGGCCGGACGGCACACGCCGCAAGATCCGGTACACTGTGCGACGCGGCGATTCGCTCTCGCGCATTTCTTCGCGGTTTAACGTGAGTGTGTCGCAGCTTAAGCAATGGAATCGAATCGACGGCCAGCGCTACTTACAGCCTGGCCAGAAACTCAGTCTGTACGTCGATGTCACCCATCAGTCGGGCGGGCAATAA
- a CDS encoding methyltransferase domain-containing protein, translating to MEPLALTESTAAAAAQWLAGPVGQRLLAREEHLIERELEQVFGFQLLQIGTWGDSERFVQHSKTLRHSVLCARDGEGVDVIGEPDELPIASDSVDAVILPHTLEQHPNPHQVLREVQRILVCDGHAIILGFSPTSAWGLRNVFRSRQNAIARPLSGRRVNDWLRLLGLEPIHCHRYFYTLPIEHEKTLERTAGLERWGSRWWPLLNGAYVVTARKSMVRAALVGRRWHRRRRVVGGLAEPATRTAAARRPNESR from the coding sequence ATGGAGCCACTCGCACTCACTGAATCGACCGCGGCGGCGGCAGCCCAATGGCTGGCTGGCCCGGTCGGCCAGCGCCTGTTGGCCAGGGAAGAACACCTGATCGAGCGCGAACTCGAGCAGGTGTTTGGCTTTCAGCTTCTGCAGATTGGCACATGGGGCGACAGCGAACGTTTTGTGCAACACAGCAAGACGCTGCGGCACAGCGTGCTGTGCGCGCGGGATGGCGAAGGGGTGGACGTCATCGGTGAACCCGATGAACTGCCGATTGCCAGCGATTCCGTGGATGCGGTCATTCTGCCTCACACGCTGGAACAGCACCCCAATCCGCACCAAGTGTTGCGGGAGGTGCAGCGGATTCTCGTGTGTGATGGTCATGCGATCATTCTCGGCTTCAGCCCGACGAGTGCATGGGGTCTGCGCAACGTGTTTCGCTCGCGCCAAAACGCGATTGCGCGACCGCTGAGCGGCCGACGGGTGAACGACTGGCTGCGCTTGCTGGGACTCGAGCCCATCCACTGTCACCGCTATTTCTACACGTTGCCCATTGAGCACGAAAAAACCCTCGAGCGCACCGCTGGACTGGAACGGTGGGGTAGCCGTTGGTGGCCGCTTTTGAACGGGGCGTATGTGGTCACTGCAAGAAAGTCGATGGTGCGCGCCGCGTTGGTTGGGCGTCGCTGGCATCGCCGTCGTCGCGTGGTCGGCGGATTGGCTGAACCCGCCACGCGCACAGCCGCGGCCCGTCGGCCGAACGAATCGCGCTAG
- the rnhA gene encoding ribonuclease HI — translation MPSVVIHTDGACRGNPGPGGWGARLQSGQHVKELFGGEPDTTNNRMELRAVIEALNVLNRRCHILLITDSRYVMQGVTEWMANWKRRGWKTAGKKPVKNRDLWQQLDEALSGHEVDWRWVKGHAGDEGNERADALANQGIDNL, via the coding sequence GTGCCGTCGGTAGTCATTCATACGGATGGAGCCTGTCGGGGTAATCCGGGGCCCGGCGGCTGGGGCGCGCGACTGCAAAGCGGTCAGCACGTTAAAGAACTGTTTGGCGGTGAGCCCGATACAACCAACAATCGTATGGAACTGCGCGCGGTGATCGAGGCGCTCAACGTGCTCAATCGTCGTTGCCACATTCTGCTGATTACCGATTCCCGATATGTGATGCAAGGGGTCACCGAATGGATGGCCAACTGGAAGCGACGTGGCTGGAAAACCGCTGGCAAGAAGCCGGTTAAAAACCGAGATCTTTGGCAACAACTTGACGAGGCGTTGTCTGGCCACGAGGTCGACTGGCGCTGGGTCAAGGGTCACGCGGGCGACGAGGGCAACGAACGTGCGGACGCACTCGCGAACCAGGGTATCGACAACCTGTGA
- the dnaQ gene encoding DNA polymerase III subunit epsilon → MTDPHKRQIVLDTETTGLNPDQGHRIIEIGCVEMINRRVTGQTYHVYLNPDRDIDEGAVAVHGLSREFLADKPRFVDVVDAFLEFVDEAELLIHNAPFDIGFLDMELRRLKNPYALMAARCEVTDTLTLARQKHPGQRNSLDALCKRYHIDNSSRTLHGALLDSQLLAEMYLAMTGGQGKLLLNEEADSGGGRTSVPRRAIDRSGLALTVLAASSAERAAHEAKLDQIESVSGEPSVWRRLEPSS, encoded by the coding sequence ATGACCGACCCGCATAAACGCCAGATTGTGCTCGATACGGAGACCACTGGCCTAAATCCCGATCAGGGTCATCGCATTATCGAAATCGGCTGCGTGGAAATGATAAATCGGCGCGTCACCGGGCAAACCTACCATGTGTACCTCAACCCGGATCGCGACATCGATGAAGGCGCCGTCGCCGTGCATGGATTGAGCCGCGAATTTTTGGCAGACAAGCCGCGCTTTGTGGACGTCGTGGATGCGTTTCTTGAATTTGTCGATGAGGCTGAGCTGCTGATCCACAATGCGCCGTTTGACATCGGTTTTCTCGATATGGAATTGCGCCGCCTCAAGAACCCCTATGCGCTGATGGCTGCGCGTTGTGAGGTGACCGACACGCTGACGCTTGCTCGTCAGAAACACCCAGGTCAGCGTAATTCACTCGACGCTCTGTGTAAGCGCTATCACATCGACAACAGTAGCCGCACGCTGCACGGCGCGCTGCTCGATTCTCAGTTGCTCGCTGAGATGTATCTGGCCATGACCGGCGGCCAAGGCAAGCTGTTACTCAATGAGGAGGCGGATTCCGGCGGCGGTCGAACCTCGGTGCCGCGCCGGGCGATTGATCGATCAGGTCTGGCGCTCACCGTGCTGGCGGCCAGTTCTGCCGAGCGAGCCGCACACGAGGCCAAACTCGATCAAATCGAGTCTGTGTCGGGCGAGCCGAGCGTGTGGCGTCGACTCGAACCCTCCTCTTAA